In Eucalyptus grandis isolate ANBG69807.140 chromosome 4, ASM1654582v1, whole genome shotgun sequence, the following proteins share a genomic window:
- the LOC104440871 gene encoding transcription repressor OFP5 produces MVSGIRRRRESRWRSRSMPEIKVESADGEAELKTPRRRKVKREHKHGIRSDGKVLEAKNQDRVPSKYSASLRKSVGDGEFPLTSIPEMQKPEETSEGDSTSREKQRKSLYISRREQPRRSRVRVHSPRAARIEVRRPRSPVEDAKKASSKSARARMKTAKKGGEADVAKANRLERYAVVKCSYHPQRDFRESMMEMIVERRIRRTEDMEELLACYLTLNSDEHHELIIKVFRQVWFELNQACFGW; encoded by the coding sequence ATGGTGTCGGGTAtcaggaggaggagagagagtcgGTGGAGATCGAGGAGCATGCCCGAGATAAAAGTAGAGAGCGCAGATGGAGAAGCAGAGCTGAAGACTCCAAGGAGGAGGAAGGTCAAAAGGGAACACAAACACGGAATTAGGAGCGATGGAAAGGTCTTGGAAGCGAAGAATCAGGACCGCGTTCCGTCCAAGTATTCGGCCTCGTTGCGAAAATCGGTTGGAGACGGTGAATTTCCTTTGACATCGATTCCAGAGATGCAGAAACCGGAGGAAACAAGCGAGGGCGACAGCACGAGCagagagaaacagaggaaaTCCCTCTACATAAGCAGAAGGGAGCAACCCCGGCGCAGCCGGGTCCGAGTTCATTCCCCGAGAGCCGCCAGGATCGAGGTGCGCAGGCCGCGGTCCCCGGTCGAGGACGCGAAGAAGGCGAGCTCGAAgtcggcgagggcgaggatGAAGACGGCGAAGAAGGGCGGCGAGGCTGACGTCGCCAAGGCCAACAGATTGGAGAGGTACGCGGTGGTGAAGTGCTCGTACCACCCGCAGAGAGACTTCCGGGAGTCGATGATGGAGATGATCGTCGAGAGGCGGATCCGGCGGACGGAGGACATGGAGGAGCTCTTGGCTTGCTACTTGACGCTGAATTCGGACGAGCATCATGAGCTCATCATCAAGGTGTTCAGGCAGGTCTGGTTCGAGCTGAACCAGGCTTGCTTTGGCTGGTGA
- the LOC104440873 gene encoding U-box domain-containing protein 17 encodes MATAAIFSSLRRRRSPCLEAFLVPVDLSDVALIQALASLSSELVSCHTSKSLFFQRKNSRSLVRKIEVFVVLLEFLRDGRYGRSDLPSAAVLCLKELYLLLYRSKILLDHCAESSKLWLLVQNHSISGHFHDLNQEICTLLDVFPLKNLELSEDVREQLELLQKQSRRTRFYADKHDEELRVQLFAFLNEFENGRIPNPVELRVFFLDSLGISNAKSFRAEIDFLEEQIMNYEGDIEPPASVLQGFVALTRFCRFLLCGFEEDDIGMRCGNTKKQRKGLIAQEIADTFVTVPKDFCCPISLDLMQDPVIVSTGQTYDRRSISRWMEEGHCNCPKTGQMLAHNRLVPNRALRNLIVQWCIAHGVPYDPPEMIDISAEAFPAALPGQAALEANKATAKLLVDQLASGPQGARTIAAKEIRLLAKTGKENRAFIAEAGAIPHLRELLSSPSPIAQEISVTAILNLSIYDKNKSRIMDERGCLQSIVDVLRIGRTTEARENAAATLFSLSAVHDYKKRIADEGNAVEALAGLLREGTPRGKKDAVTALFNLSTHAENCLKMIEAGAVNALVGALGNEVVAEEAAGALALIVRQPMGAEAVGKENSAISGLIGMMRCGTPRGKENAVAALLELCRTGGSAATERVVKAPALAGLLQSLFFTGTKRARRKAASLARVFQRCENASLHFGGLGVGYAFAGNSTANRDSGFGNDVSVRISIPVSVL; translated from the coding sequence atggcgacggcggcgattTTCTCGTCGCTCAGGCGGCGGAGGTCGCCGTGCTTGGAGGCTTTCTTGGTCCCGGTGGACCTCAGCGACGTGGCCCTCATACAAGCCCTCGCGTCGCTCTCCAGCGAGCTGGTCTCGTGCCACACGAGCAAATCGCTCTTCTTTCAGCGCAAGAATTCGCGGTCCTTGGTCCGCAAGATCGAGGTCTTCGTGGTGCTCTTGGAGTTCCTGAGGGATGGGAGGTATGGGAGGTCGGATTTGCCTTCGGCCGCGGTCCTCTGCTTGAAGGAGCTCTATCTGTTGCTGTACCGGTCGAAGATATTGCTCGATCACTGCGCGGAATCGAGTAAGTTGTGGCTCTTGGTCCAGAATCATTCGATTTCGGGTCATTTCCACGATCTGAATCAGGAAATATGCACGCTCTTGGATGTTTTCCCGTTGAAGAACCTCGAATTGAGCGAGGATGTCAGGGAGCAACTTGAGTTGTTGCAAAAGCAATCGAGACGGACCCGGTTTTATGCCGATAAGCATGATGAGGAGCTGAGAGTTCAGCTCTTCGCATTTCTGAATGAGTTCGAGAACGGGCGGATTCCTAATCCAGTTGAGCTGCGGGTCTTCTTCTTGGATAGTTTGGGCATTAGCAACGCAAAAAGTTTTAGGGCCGAGATTGATTTCTTGGAGGAACAGATTATGAATTATGAAGGGGACATCGAGCCTCCGGCTTCAGTCCTTCAAGGTTTCGTTGCTCTTACCCGCTTTTGCAGGTTTCTTTTGTGCGGGTTCGAGGAGGACGATATTGGAATGAGATGCGGAAATAcgaagaaacagaggaaaggGTTGATCGCGCAGGAAATTGCTGATACCTTCGTCACAGTTCCAAAGGACTTTTGTTGTCCAATATCGTTGGATTTGATGCAGGACCCAGTTATCGTCTCGACAGGCCAGACATATGATCGGAGATCGATATCCAGATGGATGGAAGAAGGGCACTGTAACTGTCCCAAGACAGGTCAAATGCTTGCTCACAACCGTCTTGTCCCGAACCGAGCATTGAGGAACTTGATTGTGCAGTGGTGCATAGCTCATGGTGTCCCCTATGACCCCCCAGAGATGATAGATATATCAGCAGAAGCTTTTCCAGCGGCTTTGCCTGGCCAAGCCGCCCTTGAAGCTAATAAAGCCACAGCAAAACTTCTTGTTGACCAGCTGGCAAGTGGGCCTCAGGGTGCGAGGACAATCGCTGCCAAAGAGATCCGATTGTTAGCTAAGACAGGGAAGGAGAACCGAGCTTTCATTGCCGAAGCTGGGGCGATTCCCCATTTGCGGGAATTGCTCTCATCTCCGAGTCCCATTGCCCAGGAGATTTCCGTCACAGCAATTCTCAACTTGTCGATCTATGACAAGAACAAAAGCAGGATCATGGATGAGAGAGGATGCTTGCAGTCCATTGTGGACGTCTTAAGGATTGGCCGAACCACAGAAGCGAGGGAAAATGCTGCAGCAACATTATTCAGCCTCTCAGCTGTTCACGACTATAAGAAGAGAATAGCAGATGAGGGCAATGCAGTTGAGGCCCTAGCAGGACTCTTGAGAGAGGGGACGCCCAGAGGAAAGAAGGATGCTGTTACTGCTTTGTTCAACCTCTCAACGCATGCGGAAAATTGCCTTAAAATGATCGAGGCGGGGGCTGTGAATGCGCTGGTGGGCGCCTTGGGGAACGAGGTGGTTGCAGAGGAAGCTGCAGGCGCATTGGCCTTGATTGTTAGGCAGCCAATGGGGGCAGAAGCGGTTGGAAAGGAGAATTCAGCCATCTCGGGTTTGATTGGGATGATGCGGTGCGGGACCCCAAGGGGCAAAGAGAACGCAGTTGCAGCTTTGCTCGAGCTCTGCCGGACCGGTGGCTCTGCTGCCACAGAGAGAGTGGTGAAGGCACCGGCTTTGGCCGGGTTGCTGCAGTCTTTGTTCTTCACAGGAACGAAAAGGGCGAGGAGGAAGGCGGCATCGCTAGCAAGAGTATTTCAGAGGTGCGAGAACGCGTCATTACACTTTGGAGGCTTGGGTGTGGGATACGCATTCGCGGGAAACTCCACCGCGAATAGGGATTCGGGTTTCGGCAATGACGTCTCGGTACGGATCTCGATCCCCGTGTCCGTTTTGTAG